The stretch of DNA GTGGCGCTGACCGCGTGGCAGGCCCTGTTCGACGAGGGGCACCTCGAGGCGGGCCAGCGCGTGCTGATCAACGGCGCCGGCGGCGTGGTCGGGAAGTACGCGATCCAGCTCGCGGTCCGCGCCGGCGTGCACGTGGTCGCCACCGCGAGCCCGCGGAGCGCCGACGCGGTCCGCGCTGCAGGCGCCCAGCAGGTCGTCGACCACACCACGACCGACGTCCTCGCGGCGCTCGACGAGCCGGTCGACGTGCTGCTCAACCTCGCGCCGATCGAGCCGGAGCGCTTCCGGGCGCTCGTCGCGGCGGTCCGTGACGGCGGCGCCGTGGTCAGCACCACGGCGTTCATGGCGACGCCGGACGACGCGTCCCGGGGCGTCCGGGCCGCGACGGTGTTCGTCCTGCCGAACCGCGAGCGACTGGCGGAGCTCGTCGCGCTCGTGGACGCCGGGCAGTTGACCGTCGAGGTCACCCGACGCGTCCCGCTGGCGGAGCTCCCGGCGCTGCACGCCGAGGGCGCGGCCGGTCGGATCGCCGGAAAGGTCGTCGTCACCGTCCAGGACGACGCCTGACGACGCCTGACGACGCTCGGCGGCCGGTCAGCCGATGAAGGACGCCGCGTCGACCGCCCGCTCCCCGGTGACGGACGGGGTGAGGTCGACCACCCGGTCGTCGACACGGAAGACGTACCGGCCGAGCTGCTCGACCACCGCGGTCCCGCCGAGCCAGTCCGCGGCCTCGGCACGCTCCTCCGGCCGGAGCCAGTCGACGGGGTCGGACATCGACCGGAACCCGAGCACCGCCGCGGTGTCCTGCAGCGCCCGACGCTCGTCCGGTCCGAGCAGGTTCCGCTCGCTCCGGAAGTAGACCGAGTCCGGGTCCACCTCGTACAGCCGCCGCATCCACACCCGGTTGACCGAGGACACGAGCGCGTTGCGCGCGCCCTCGCCGGACGGGTCGCCCACGCGTTCGGCGTTGTCCCAGAACGGTGCGACGTCCGGGCCGACGCGGGCGCCGTTGAACACCCCGACCGAGGGGATCATCGGCACCCCGCACCCGAGCAGGTAGACGTCGTCGCCGACGGTGGCCCGGACGTGCTCGATCGCCTGCCGGTAGGCCTGTTCGCGGGGCAGGTCGACGTGTCGGTGTCCGCCGACGGCGCCGGCGTACATGAAGTCGAGCTTCAGGTAGCTGTAGCCGTCCGCGGTGATGCGGTCGAAGACCCCGCGGAGGTGGTCGAGCACCTCCGGGTGCGTCGTGTCGAGCGAGTGGTAGTGCGACCCCCAGTTGTGCCCGGTGACGAGCGGACGGCCGTCGTCACCGGCCACGAGCAGGTCGGGGCGCTCGGTGGCGATCGTCGAGCCGGGCAGGGCGATCAGCGGCGCGAGCCAGATGCCCGGACGGAAGGCGTGCCGCGCGATGGTCCGTGCCGTGGCCGCCATCCCGCTCGGGAAGTCCGGCCCGGCCGTCCAGTCCCCGACGACCGGCTCCCAACCGTCGTCCATCTGGAAGACGTCGACCGGGTACCCCTCGAGGTCGGCTGCCGCACGGGCGATCCGCTCTTCGGTGATGTCCTCGTAGTACGAGTACCAGCTGCTCCACACCGTGCCGGCGCGGGCGGTGCGGCGGCCGAGCCGCTCCGCGACCTGGTCGGCGTAGGCGGCGAAGACGTCCTGCTCGGTGCCGTGTGCGACGAACCACTCCGCGTCGTCGTGCTCGCTCCTCGCCCACAGGACGTTGCCGTCGGCGCCGACCCGCGGGGTGCCGAGCCCGAGCGATCCGACGAGCAGTGTGCCGCCGTCCGGGCTGGTCACCGCTCCCACTGCGCTGCCGGAGTGGGCGTGCGGGGTCTCGTTCGTGGCGTCGTCGGCGGTCAGCAGGCGTTCGGGGCTGTCCTTGATCCCGATCGTGTCGCCGTCGAGCCGCGTCCATCCGCTCGGACTCCACGAGTTCCAGCCGTGCCGGTAGAACTCGGCCGTGGGACCGAACGGGTGGAGCAGCGCGACGGGACCCGCCGGCACGATCCACCCGCCCCTGGTCCGGCGGGGTGGCCCGGAGACGTTCGCGGGGACCCGGAGGCCGTCGAACGCGAAGGTGGTCTGTACGGTGGTCTCCTCGTGGTGTCGGGTCGCTGGATCAGCGCGCCACGGCGGAGCTGATCGCCGGGGTGGCGTCGGCGGCGAACCGCTCGGGGATCGGTGCCCCGGCGCGGCGCATCGCGACGAGGACACTGCCGACGGTCGGGTCGTGGCGCGGCTCGACGAGTTCGAGGTGCGGGTCCTCGACGTGCAGGGCGGTGGCGAACTCCTGGCGGAACCGCGGCGCCCGGAAGAGCCCGCCGGAGTACGACACCGGGACGGCCTCGTCGGCGGGGAAGCCGAGCGCGCGGACGGTCGTGACGACGAGGTTCGTGAGCTCCGCCGCGGCACGGTGCAGGGCGTCGGCAGCGGCCTCGTCGCCGGCGTCGGCGGCTGCGACGACCACCTTCGCCAGGTCGGCGATCGTGCCGCGGTCCGCCCCCCACTCCTCCATGACGACGCCGATCGTGTCGAGGTCCTCGGTCACCCCGACCCGCTCGCGCAGGAGGGCGTGCAGCGGACCCCGGGGCAGCCGTCCGTCCGCCATCCGCGAGAACGCGTTGAGCCCCTGCACCGCGACCCAGTACGCGGAGCCCTCGTCACCGAAGACCTCGCTCCAGCCACCGACGCGGTGGGCGCTGCCGCCGCGCTCGCCGTAGGCCATCGAGCCGGTGCCGGCGATCACGTTCACGCCGTCCCGACCCGCCAGGGAGCCGGCCCACCCGCCGATCATGTCGTTGCCGCAGGAGTACCGGTCGTGGCCGAGTACCGCCGCGGGGAGGGCGTCGAGCACGGGGGTGTCCCGACTCGACTCCCCGTGTCCGGGGATCCCGAAGTACGCGGAGGTGATGTCCGCCGGGGTGATGCCGGCCGCCGCCGTCACCGCGTCGACGCCGGCTCGGACGTTGTCGCCGACGAGACCGGTACCCGCGTCGAACCAGTAGCAGGTCGGCTGCCGTGACTCGGCGAGCGTGGTGCCCTCGCCGTCGGTGAGCAGGAACGCGGTCTTGGTGCCGCCGCCGTCCATGCCGAGGAAGACGGTCATGGTCGGGCGGCTCCCTCGCGGTGGTCGTGGATGGTCACGCCCTGGACGACGCGGTTGACCGTGCCGCCCGGGAACGGGTTGTCCGGCGTGCACCCGTGCGCGACCGACGTGGCGAGGGCCAGGAGCTGCGCGAAGCCGACGAGGGCGACGCTCCGGAGTGCGTCGTCGAGGCCCGCCAGGTCGTCGAGCGGGAAGGAGCGCTCGTCGTCCGCGTCGCCGCCGACGGACACGACCCGGACGGCCCCGTCCGCACGGAGTTCACGGAGGATGTCCGCGTCGTACCGCGCCGTGTACGGGTCGGCCGAGCCGTACACGACCACCAGGGTGTGGGCACCCGCGACGGCCTTCGGACCGTGCCGGAACCCGAGCGGGGTGTCGAAGAACGACACGACCCCGCCGGCGGTGAGCTCGAGCAGCTTCAGCGCCGACTCGCGTGCCAGGCCCTGCAGCGCACCGCTGCCCAGGTAGACCACGCGTTCGGTGCCCTCCGCGAGCGAGGCGATCCGTGCCTCCAGGCCGGCGATCGTCCGGGCCGCGGCGACCAGCGCGCCGGTACCGGCCACGAGCTCCGGCCGGAAGGCCAGGAGCACGGCCAGCAGCATCGTCGAGAAGCTGGACGTCATCGCGAAGCCGGTGTCGTTCGTCTCCGACGGCATCTCGAGGACGAACGACCCTTCCTTCCCCCGGTGCTCACGGGCGAGGGCGCCGGCGGGGTCGCACGTGACGACCAGGTGGTGCGTGCCGGGCGCGACGTCGTCGACGACGCGGGTCGCGGCGACGCTCTCCGGGCTGTTGCCCGAGCGGGCGAAGGAGACCAGGAGCACCCGGCCCGGGGCACCGAGCGACCCGTGCGGGTCGGCGACCACGTCGGTCGTGGCGATCGACTCGACGCGACGGCCGAGGTGGCGGCGCAGGTCGACGCTCGCGATGTCCCCGACGAACGCCGAGGTGCCGGCCCCGGTGAGCACGATGCGCAGCTCCGGGTCGGCGAGCAGCGGCTGCAGGAAGGCGTCCAGCTCGGCGCGGCGGTCGTCGAGCGAGGCCACGAGGCGCTGCCAGCTGTCGGGCTGCTGCAGGATCTCGCGGTGGGTCGCGGTCTCGTCGGCGCGGACGGGGGCGGGGGCGGGGGCGGAGGTGGTCACAGGGACTCCTTGCTGGTGGTGGCGGGGACCGCGTCGGCGACGCGTGAGCGCGGGGCGACGGCGGCGGAGTAGGGGCGCAGGACGTCACGGACCCGGTCGAGCACGATGTCCTCGGCACGGTTCGGCAGCAGGCCCTCGCGGACGCGCTCGTACTGCACGGGCAGGTACTGGCTCAGCAGCGGGAGCGGGATGCCGACCTCGTCGAGGCTGCCCAGGAGCGCCTCCGTCGCGGCGGTGACCTCCGAGTCCGGCCAGTAGTAGCGCATCCGGTCGCTGTAGCTGTACGTGCGGGCGATGCGCTGCTCGTGCTCGTCGCCCTCGTAGTAGCGCTCCCAGCGACCGGGCTCGGCGAGCATCCGGCGCTCGACGACACCGCGCAGGTCGGTGGCGGAGCCCTCCGGTACGAGTTCCGACTCCAGGGCGTCGAGGGCGAACAGGCCCTCGCGGAGGCCGAAGGTCAGACCCGGGCCGACCTTGAGCACCGCCCAGTGGTCGTCGACCAGCGCACGGAGCGCCTCGGGCGTCTGGTAGTCGGTCGAGTGCGCCTCGTACACCAGCCCGGGCGTCGCCTCGATGACCTCCTGCAGGGCGGCCGTGGCCTCCGGGACGTAGTCGATGACCTGCAGGTGGTCGAACTCCACCGCCGGCTGCACGACGAGGGCGACGACGCGCGGCCACACGTCGGCGAGCCCGGCACGCTCGAACGCGGCACGGTGCACGTCGAGCGTGCCGACCGCCGCGGTCGCCGGGGTCGGCTCGAGGTCGTGGAGCGTCTCCTTCGCCCCGCCGGGGGTCGGGACCTCGGTGCCGATGACGTAGACGATGCCGTCGCGGTCGATCCCGGCGTCCGTCGCGGCGGACTCCGCGGCGGCGAGCAGCACCGCGGCCCGCTCGGCGACGACGGCGTCGGTCAGCGGAGCGGTCTCGCCCTGCAGCGGCATGCTGCAGTCGAGGTGGATCTTCGTGTAGCCGGCGGCGACGTACGCGCGGACGAGGTCGACGGCGAGCGGCATGGCCTCGGCAGCAGGGCGGTCCTGCCACGTGTTCGGGCCGAGGTGGTCGCCGCCGAGGATCAACCGCTCGGCCGGGAATCCTTCGGCGTCGGCGAGGTCGAGCACCGCCCTGCGGAAGTCCGCGGGCGTCATGCCGGTGTAGCCGCCGAACTGGTCGACCTGGTTCGAGGTCGCCTCGACGAGCAGGGGTGCGTCGTCCTCGAGCGCCTGGCGCATCGAGGCCCGCAGCACGTAGGGGTTCGCCGAGCAGACCGAGGTGATGCCCTCACCGGATCCGGCACGGTGACGAGCGACGAGCGCAGTGATGGGGTTCACGGGGTTCTCCTGGTGCGTGCGCCGCGATCGGCGGCGCTGCCGACGCGGCACCGTCCGGCGCCGCGTCCGGTCTCAGTGTCGGCAACGACCGATCACTTCCGCTGCCGTAACGATCACTCCGGTCATTCGCAGTGATCGTTCTGCCGCATGATGGGTCCATGGACAACGACACCCCGGACGTCGGCCGCAAGCGGCGGGACCGGATGCGGGACATCCTCGAGCGGGTGCGCGAGCAGGGGTCGACGACCACGGACGAGCTCATCCGCGCGTGCGGCGTCTCCGCCGCCACCGTCCGGCGCGACCTCAGCGAGCTCGAGGCGCGCGGGCTCGTCCAGCGCAGCTACGGTCGGGTCGAGGCCGTCGGTGTGCTCCCCGAGCTGCCCGTCGTGATGCGGGCGTCCGAGGCGGACGCCGCCAAGCGCGCGGTCGGGCGGCTGGCCGCGCGGCTCCTGCCGTCGGGACGCCAGGCCGTCGCCGTGAGCGGGGGGACCACGACGATGGAGGTCGTCCGGGCGCTCGGCGACCGGAACGGCCTGACCGTCATCACGAACGCCGTCACCATCGCGCTGGAGGTCTCGCGCAGCCCCCGGGTCAAGACGATCCTGACCGGCGGGACCCTCCGCGCCACCTCGCTCGAGGCGGTCGGCCCCCTGGCCGAGGCGGCGTTCTCGGCCTTCAAGGTGACGACGGCGTTCCTCGGCACGGACGGCATCAGCGCCGCGGGCGGCGTCACGACCCACGACGACACCGA from Curtobacterium sp. SGAir0471 encodes:
- a CDS encoding D-tagatose-bisphosphate aldolase, class II, non-catalytic subunit codes for the protein MNPITALVARHRAGSGEGITSVCSANPYVLRASMRQALEDDAPLLVEATSNQVDQFGGYTGMTPADFRRAVLDLADAEGFPAERLILGGDHLGPNTWQDRPAAEAMPLAVDLVRAYVAAGYTKIHLDCSMPLQGETAPLTDAVVAERAAVLLAAAESAATDAGIDRDGIVYVIGTEVPTPGGAKETLHDLEPTPATAAVGTLDVHRAAFERAGLADVWPRVVALVVQPAVEFDHLQVIDYVPEATAALQEVIEATPGLVYEAHSTDYQTPEALRALVDDHWAVLKVGPGLTFGLREGLFALDALESELVPEGSATDLRGVVERRMLAEPGRWERYYEGDEHEQRIARTYSYSDRMRYYWPDSEVTAATEALLGSLDEVGIPLPLLSQYLPVQYERVREGLLPNRAEDIVLDRVRDVLRPYSAAVAPRSRVADAVPATTSKESL
- a CDS encoding DeoR/GlpR family DNA-binding transcription regulator, which produces MDNDTPDVGRKRRDRMRDILERVREQGSTTTDELIRACGVSAATVRRDLSELEARGLVQRSYGRVEAVGVLPELPVVMRASEADAAKRAVGRLAARLLPSGRQAVAVSGGTTTMEVVRALGDRNGLTVITNAVTIALEVSRSPRVKTILTGGTLRATSLEAVGPLAEAAFSAFKVTTAFLGTDGISAAGGVTTHDDTEARTNGVMVTHADRVVVVCDGSKVGRQTMARMADIGDVSVLVTDEHAPREALEQIAAAGVEVLIA
- a CDS encoding SIS domain-containing protein; protein product: MTTSAPAPAPVRADETATHREILQQPDSWQRLVASLDDRRAELDAFLQPLLADPELRIVLTGAGTSAFVGDIASVDLRRHLGRRVESIATTDVVADPHGSLGAPGRVLLVSFARSGNSPESVAATRVVDDVAPGTHHLVVTCDPAGALAREHRGKEGSFVLEMPSETNDTGFAMTSSFSTMLLAVLLAFRPELVAGTGALVAAARTIAGLEARIASLAEGTERVVYLGSGALQGLARESALKLLELTAGGVVSFFDTPLGFRHGPKAVAGAHTLVVVYGSADPYTARYDADILRELRADGAVRVVSVGGDADDERSFPLDDLAGLDDALRSVALVGFAQLLALATSVAHGCTPDNPFPGGTVNRVVQGVTIHDHREGAARP
- a CDS encoding NADP-dependent oxidoreductase, whose product is MQAIRFHEVGGPEVLRIEDVERPEPGVGEVLVQVAASAYNAADNGMRGGFLPIPVQLPHVPGYDVSGTIAALGAGVGGLAVGDAVVGFLPMERDGGAAEYVVSPAEALVTAPTSVPLVDAAALPSVALTAWQALFDEGHLEAGQRVLINGAGGVVGKYAIQLAVRAGVHVVATASPRSADAVRAAGAQQVVDHTTTDVLAALDEPVDVLLNLAPIEPERFRALVAAVRDGGAVVSTTAFMATPDDASRGVRAATVFVLPNRERLAELVALVDAGQLTVEVTRRVPLAELPALHAEGAAGRIAGKVVVTVQDDA
- a CDS encoding N-acetylglucosamine kinase, which encodes MTVFLGMDGGGTKTAFLLTDGEGTTLAESRQPTCYWFDAGTGLVGDNVRAGVDAVTAAAGITPADITSAYFGIPGHGESSRDTPVLDALPAAVLGHDRYSCGNDMIGGWAGSLAGRDGVNVIAGTGSMAYGERGGSAHRVGGWSEVFGDEGSAYWVAVQGLNAFSRMADGRLPRGPLHALLRERVGVTEDLDTIGVVMEEWGADRGTIADLAKVVVAAADAGDEAAADALHRAAAELTNLVVTTVRALGFPADEAVPVSYSGGLFRAPRFRQEFATALHVEDPHLELVEPRHDPTVGSVLVAMRRAGAPIPERFAADATPAISSAVAR
- a CDS encoding glycoside hydrolase family 36 protein, producing the protein MPAGPVALLHPFGPTAEFYRHGWNSWSPSGWTRLDGDTIGIKDSPERLLTADDATNETPHAHSGSAVGAVTSPDGGTLLVGSLGLGTPRVGADGNVLWARSEHDDAEWFVAHGTEQDVFAAYADQVAERLGRRTARAGTVWSSWYSYYEDITEERIARAAADLEGYPVDVFQMDDGWEPVVGDWTAGPDFPSGMAATARTIARHAFRPGIWLAPLIALPGSTIATERPDLLVAGDDGRPLVTGHNWGSHYHSLDTTHPEVLDHLRGVFDRITADGYSYLKLDFMYAGAVGGHRHVDLPREQAYRQAIEHVRATVGDDVYLLGCGVPMIPSVGVFNGARVGPDVAPFWDNAERVGDPSGEGARNALVSSVNRVWMRRLYEVDPDSVYFRSERNLLGPDERRALQDTAAVLGFRSMSDPVDWLRPEERAEAADWLGGTAVVEQLGRYVFRVDDRVVDLTPSVTGERAVDAASFIG